The Lutibacter sp. Hel_I_33_5 genome has a window encoding:
- a CDS encoding TonB-dependent receptor, whose product MKKFICAIILCFCVHFNHYAQNIVKGIVIDSQTENPLVEVSIEISTIKKKTSENGAFSISNLPNGNYILNIFLRGYDKNSFPIELTGQTIDLGTILLYKNSTEELDLSTITLTDDELNDDSVNADNITGLLQYSKDVFLRTAAFEWSSSFFSIRGLDSENGKVLINGIDMNKAYNGRPQWSNWGGLNDVFRNQEFNNGFTPSAYTFGGVLGSTNITVRASEQNAGTRISYASSNRSYVHRVMATYSSSLSRNGWAYTFSASRRAGKEGFVDGTMYNANSFFASVEKKLNDKHSLNFTSITAFNRRGKSAPNTQEVFDLKGIKYNSYWGLQDGKIRNSRIKEVSEPILMLNHYWTLNDKTVINTNISYQFGKIGNTRIDYNGGRNPDPVYYQNLPSYWLDRNNIQQAYESEKRFLSDGQLNWNELYSANINSTSNGGSNAFVLYEDRNDDKLFTINTILDKEINDNITVNAKLQYSKLSSHNFANVIDLLGGDGYLDINRFANIGEDARQNNLLNPNKLAAVGDTFKYNYSIESTLINAFAQVQFKYNKIDFYVAGEVSKASHLRNGLFQNGRFSTNSLGKSPKQGFMNFGFKAGATYKITGRHLVDLNAGYIKKAPTIRTIFSNPRENNAVINGLESEKIMSVDASYIFRSSIIQAKATGYFTKIVDATNIGFFFTQGAFTEAFVQEVTTGIDKLHFGAEIGIEAQVTSAIKLKGAANIGQYTYDSNPNIYVTSEDFITDVNPLGINDLGKSFLKDYKIAAGPQKTYSFGFEYRDPNYWWFGATANYLDDIYLNVSPISRSEAFYKDVDGLPFNNYDSGIAKELLEQEQFDGYLTINIIGGKSWKVGNQKYIGLFASVGNLLNQQFKTGGFEQSRRSDYQQLVEEKNRSKRLFGPKYWYGRGTTYFLNINYRF is encoded by the coding sequence ATGAAAAAGTTTATTTGTGCAATTATTTTGTGTTTTTGTGTGCATTTTAATCACTATGCTCAAAATATTGTAAAAGGTATTGTTATTGATAGTCAAACAGAAAACCCTTTAGTAGAGGTTTCTATTGAGATATCAACAATAAAAAAGAAGACTTCAGAAAATGGAGCTTTTTCCATTTCAAACTTACCAAACGGAAATTATATTCTCAATATTTTTCTTAGAGGATATGATAAAAATAGTTTTCCAATTGAATTAACTGGTCAAACCATAGATTTAGGAACTATTTTATTGTACAAAAATAGTACAGAAGAACTTGATTTAAGTACAATTACACTTACAGATGACGAATTAAATGACGATAGTGTTAATGCAGATAATATTACTGGATTATTGCAGTATTCTAAAGATGTTTTTTTGAGAACTGCTGCGTTTGAATGGAGTTCCTCTTTTTTTAGCATTAGAGGTTTAGATTCAGAAAACGGTAAAGTCTTGATTAATGGAATTGATATGAATAAAGCCTATAATGGGAGACCACAATGGAGTAATTGGGGTGGATTAAATGATGTTTTTAGAAATCAAGAATTCAATAATGGTTTTACACCTTCGGCCTATACTTTTGGAGGTGTTTTAGGGTCAACAAATATAACTGTAAGAGCCTCAGAACAAAATGCTGGAACCAGAATTTCTTATGCTTCATCTAACAGAAGTTATGTGCATAGAGTTATGGCTACTTATTCTTCAAGTTTATCAAGAAATGGTTGGGCATATACTTTTTCTGCTAGTAGAAGAGCAGGTAAAGAAGGTTTTGTAGACGGAACTATGTATAACGCGAATTCTTTTTTTGCTTCAGTAGAAAAAAAGTTGAACGACAAGCATAGTTTAAATTTTACTTCTATTACAGCATTTAATAGAAGAGGTAAATCTGCGCCAAATACCCAAGAAGTTTTCGATTTAAAAGGAATAAAATATAATTCTTATTGGGGATTACAAGATGGGAAAATTAGAAACTCACGAATAAAGGAAGTTTCTGAGCCTATTTTAATGCTAAATCATTATTGGACTTTAAATGATAAAACAGTTATAAATACAAATATCTCTTATCAATTTGGAAAAATTGGAAATACTAGAATAGATTATAATGGTGGCAGAAATCCAGACCCCGTGTATTATCAAAATTTACCAAGTTATTGGTTAGATAGAAATAATATTCAACAAGCATACGAGTCTGAAAAACGCTTTTTAAGCGATGGTCAATTAAATTGGAATGAATTATATAGTGCAAATATCAACAGTACTTCTAATGGAGGAAGTAATGCATTTGTTTTATATGAAGATAGAAATGATGATAAATTATTTACCATCAATACAATTTTAGATAAAGAGATTAATGATAATATTACTGTAAATGCAAAATTACAATACAGTAAATTAAGCTCGCATAATTTTGCAAATGTTATCGATTTATTAGGAGGTGATGGTTATTTAGATATTAATCGTTTTGCAAATATTGGAGAAGATGCTAGACAAAATAATTTATTAAACCCTAACAAACTTGCTGCTGTTGGCGATACCTTTAAATATAATTATAGTATAGAATCTACTTTAATTAATGCATTTGCTCAAGTACAATTTAAATACAATAAAATTGATTTTTATGTAGCTGGAGAAGTTTCTAAAGCTTCACATCTTAGAAATGGTCTATTTCAAAATGGGAGGTTTTCAACCAATTCTTTAGGAAAATCCCCAAAACAAGGTTTTATGAATTTTGGATTTAAAGCTGGAGCGACTTATAAAATTACAGGTCGTCATTTAGTTGATTTAAATGCAGGTTATATTAAGAAAGCACCAACTATTAGAACTATATTTTCTAATCCAAGAGAAAATAATGCAGTAATCAATGGTTTAGAAAGTGAAAAAATAATGTCTGTAGATGCTAGTTATATTTTTAGAAGTTCAATAATACAAGCAAAAGCTACAGGATATTTTACAAAAATTGTGGACGCTACAAATATTGGTTTCTTTTTTACACAAGGAGCTTTTACAGAAGCTTTTGTACAAGAAGTCACAACAGGAATAGATAAGTTGCATTTTGGAGCAGAAATAGGAATTGAAGCACAAGTAACTTCAGCAATAAAATTAAAAGGTGCAGCAAATATTGGACAATATACATATGATAGTAATCCAAATATTTATGTTACTTCCGAAGATTTTATTACAGATGTAAATCCATTAGGAATTAATGATTTAGGAAAATCATTTTTAAAAGATTATAAAATTGCTGCGGGGCCACAAAAAACATATTCTTTTGGGTTTGAATACCGAGACCCAAATTATTGGTGGTTTGGAGCTACCGCTAATTATTTAGATGATATTTATTTGAATGTGAGTCCAATTTCTAGAAGCGAAGCTTTTTACAAAGATGTGGATGGTTTACCATTTAATAATTATGATTCCGGTATAGCAAAAGAATTATTAGAACAAGAGCAGTTTGATGGTTATCTAACAATAAATATTATTGGAGGGAAATCATGGAAAGTTGGCAATCAAAAATATATTGGATTGTTTGCAAGTGTGGGTAATCTATTAAATCAACAATTTAAAACAGGTGGTTTTGAACAAAGTAGAAGATCTGATTATCAGCAATTAGTAGAAGAAAAAAATAGGTCAAAAAGATTATTTGGGCCAAAATATTGGTACGGAAGAGGAACTACTTACTTTTTGAATATTAATTATAGATTTTAA
- a CDS encoding DUF5689 domain-containing protein: protein MKTIINRIILLVLVTSISFVSCVEDGTFTVPESLNNEENIELTSLLDKIKNDNTYTLRTISEIKQDFFTSREAKQVTGNFVVKGYVSSSDETGNFFREFYLQDKAENPTSGIKVILNKVNSYTQFNVGREVYIYLKDLYIGETRVGDNDVTIGGFVESGGTELEAVSENQIKNHVLRSTITETIVPLPTKISQINEGLLGLLVIINDAYFDEGVVGKPYFDPTRDFDTERLLKSCDGFDISEFSLETSSFSNFGSSVIPSGGGSITAIITKDYDRNLRLALNSVDDVKMGESICEPIDINDFKIIFEEDFDTGVDNTTLDFPNWTNFAEKGNELWTEQVFSSNGYAEYSGYRTGDKVNISWLISPNVHMDTQTDEILHFKTAQHHIDSDENTLEIFVSTDFDSTNVLTATWEPVTASLAKRSDTWYTFKGSGLIDISSYSGTLNVAFKVTGSGTNTTLDGAYLVDDFKILAKK, encoded by the coding sequence ATGAAAACAATTATTAACCGAATCATTTTATTAGTACTTGTCACTAGTATTTCTTTTGTTTCTTGTGTGGAAGATGGAACTTTTACAGTTCCAGAATCATTAAATAATGAAGAAAATATAGAATTAACATCATTATTAGATAAAATTAAAAATGACAATACCTATACGCTTAGAACGATTTCAGAAATCAAACAAGATTTTTTTACATCCAGAGAAGCAAAACAAGTCACAGGTAATTTTGTGGTAAAAGGATATGTGTCTTCTTCCGATGAAACTGGTAACTTTTTTAGAGAGTTTTATTTACAAGATAAAGCAGAAAATCCTACTTCGGGAATTAAAGTGATTCTAAACAAAGTAAACTCTTATACTCAGTTTAATGTTGGGAGGGAAGTGTATATTTATTTAAAGGATTTATATATTGGTGAAACACGTGTTGGTGATAATGATGTAACAATAGGCGGATTTGTAGAGAGTGGAGGAACAGAATTAGAAGCGGTTTCTGAAAACCAAATAAAAAATCACGTATTACGATCTACAATTACAGAAACTATTGTTCCGTTACCGACTAAAATTTCTCAAATTAATGAAGGGTTATTGGGTCTTTTAGTGATTATAAATGATGCCTATTTTGATGAAGGTGTTGTTGGTAAACCGTATTTTGATCCCACTAGAGATTTTGATACAGAACGATTATTAAAGAGTTGTGATGGTTTTGATATTTCAGAGTTTTCCCTTGAAACGAGTTCTTTTTCTAATTTTGGATCATCGGTTATTCCGTCAGGAGGAGGTAGTATTACAGCAATTATAACTAAAGATTACGACAGAAATTTACGTTTAGCTTTAAATTCTGTTGACGATGTAAAAATGGGAGAATCAATTTGTGAACCGATAGACATTAACGATTTTAAAATTATTTTCGAAGAAGACTTTGATACTGGAGTTGATAATACAACGTTAGATTTCCCTAATTGGACAAATTTTGCAGAAAAAGGAAACGAATTATGGACAGAACAAGTTTTTAGTAGTAATGGATATGCAGAATATAGCGGATATAGAACTGGAGATAAAGTAAATATTAGTTGGCTAATTTCTCCTAACGTACATATGGACACACAAACTGATGAAATTCTACATTTTAAAACTGCACAACATCATATAGATTCAGATGAAAATACTTTAGAAATTTTTGTTTCCACAGATTTTGATAGCACCAATGTTTTAACAGCTACTTGGGAACCAGTTACTGCGAGTCTTGCAAAAAGATCTGATACTTGGTATACGTTTAAAGGTTCTGGTTTAATTGATATTTCTTCTTATTCAGGTACTTTAAATGTTGCTTTTAAAGTAACAGGTTCTGGAACAAATACAACCTTAGATGGTGCTTATCTTGTAGATGATTTTAAAATCTTAGCAAAAAAATAG
- a CDS encoding superoxide dismutase: protein MAFELPELGYAYDALEPNIDARTMEIHHSKHHNGYTTKLNAVIAGTDLEGKSIEDILANLDMSNGAVRNNGGGFFNHSLFWTVLNPEDRGYLSGELKDAIEAAFGSKDDFIAAFSKAAATQFGSGWAWLCVLPGGKVEVCSTPNQDNPLMPGVTCGGTPILGLDVWEHAYYLNYQNRRPDYINAFFNVINWNEVERRYAEAK from the coding sequence ATGGCTTTTGAATTACCAGAATTAGGATACGCATATGATGCGTTAGAACCAAATATAGATGCTAGAACTATGGAAATACACCATAGCAAACATCACAACGGATATACTACAAAATTAAATGCAGTTATTGCTGGAACTGATTTAGAAGGAAAATCTATAGAAGATATTCTTGCTAATTTAGATATGAGTAACGGTGCGGTTAGAAATAATGGTGGTGGATTTTTTAATCACTCATTATTCTGGACAGTATTGAACCCAGAAGATAGAGGTTATTTATCTGGAGAATTAAAAGATGCTATTGAAGCTGCTTTTGGTTCTAAAGATGATTTTATTGCTGCTTTTTCTAAAGCTGCAGCTACACAATTTGGTTCTGGATGGGCTTGGTTATGTGTCTTACCAGGAGGTAAAGTAGAAGTTTGTTCAACGCCAAATCAAGACAACCCATTAATGCCAGGTGTTACTTGTGGAGGAACGCCTATTTTAGGTTTAGATGTTTGGGAACACGCGTACTATCTAAACTACCAAAACAGAAGACCAGACTATATTAATGCATTTTTTAATGTTATTAACTGGAACGAAGTTGAAAGACGTTACGCAGAAGCAAAATAA
- the fbp gene encoding class 1 fructose-bisphosphatase, with the protein MAKQHKTLGEFIIENQTSFKYTSGELSRLINSIRLAAKVVNYEVNKAGLVDIIGNAGDTNIQGEDQQKLDVYANDKFIQTLINRNIVCGIASEEEDDFISINSQDENHQNKYVVLIDPLDGSSNIDVNVSVGTIFSIYRRVTPVGTPVQLEDFLQEGNQQVAAGYIVYGTSTMLVYTTGHGVNGFTLNPAIGTFYLSHPNMEFPEDGKIYSVNEGNYIHFPSGVKKYIKYCQEEEGERPYTSRYIGSLVSDFHRNMIKGGIYLYPKSSKSTEGKLRLLYECNPMAFIAEQANGKASDGFMRIMDIKPKELHQRVPFICGSKNMVEKAEYFMSEFS; encoded by the coding sequence ATGGCAAAGCAACACAAAACTCTTGGTGAGTTTATTATTGAAAATCAAACTTCTTTTAAATATACTTCAGGCGAACTTTCAAGGTTAATTAACTCGATACGTTTAGCTGCAAAAGTTGTTAATTATGAAGTAAATAAAGCAGGCTTAGTTGATATTATTGGTAATGCAGGTGATACAAATATACAAGGAGAAGATCAACAAAAACTGGATGTGTATGCTAATGATAAGTTTATCCAAACACTAATTAACAGAAATATAGTCTGTGGAATTGCCAGTGAAGAAGAAGATGATTTTATCTCAATTAATAGTCAAGATGAAAATCATCAGAATAAATATGTTGTTTTAATAGATCCTTTAGACGGCTCTTCAAATATTGATGTTAATGTTTCTGTAGGTACAATTTTTTCTATTTACAGACGTGTTACTCCTGTTGGAACACCTGTACAATTAGAAGATTTTTTACAAGAAGGAAATCAACAAGTTGCAGCTGGATATATTGTTTACGGAACCTCAACAATGTTAGTTTATACAACTGGACATGGAGTTAATGGATTTACGTTAAATCCAGCAATTGGTACATTTTACTTATCGCATCCAAATATGGAATTTCCAGAAGATGGTAAAATCTATTCTGTAAACGAAGGAAATTATATTCATTTCCCTTCCGGAGTAAAAAAGTACATTAAATATTGTCAGGAAGAAGAAGGAGAAAGACCTTACACAAGTAGATATATTGGTTCTTTGGTTTCAGATTTTCATAGAAATATGATAAAAGGAGGAATTTATTTATACCCTAAAAGTTCTAAAAGTACAGAAGGAAAACTACGTTTATTATACGAATGTAATCCTATGGCTTTTATAGCTGAACAAGCAAACGGAAAGGCTTCTGATGGTTTTATGAGAATTATGGATATAAAACCTAAAGAATTACACCAACGTGTTCCTTTTATCTGCGGAAGCAAAAACATGGTTGAAAAAGCAGAATATTTTATGAGTGAATTTTCTTAA
- a CDS encoding GNAT family N-acetyltransferase, translating into MSFIIRTGEKKDMQSVLNLISELAVFEKLGGQVDITIDDLLHDGFSDTPKFKTFVAEEDGKIIGMALFYERYSTWKGKTIHLEDLLVTKEKRGIGAGKSLYTSVLKYAFDNNYKRVAWEVLDWNKNAIDFYESTGAKILDGWQVVQMNQENLKNFIEKN; encoded by the coding sequence ATGAGTTTTATCATTAGAACAGGAGAAAAAAAAGACATGCAATCGGTGTTGAATTTAATTTCAGAATTAGCAGTTTTTGAGAAACTAGGAGGGCAGGTAGATATTACAATTGATGATTTACTTCATGATGGTTTTTCTGATACACCAAAGTTTAAAACATTTGTTGCAGAAGAAGATGGTAAAATTATTGGAATGGCACTTTTTTACGAACGTTATTCTACTTGGAAAGGGAAAACTATTCATTTAGAAGATTTGTTAGTAACCAAAGAAAAAAGAGGTATTGGGGCAGGAAAATCATTGTATACTTCCGTTTTAAAATATGCTTTTGATAACAACTATAAACGTGTTGCTTGGGAGGTGTTAGATTGGAATAAAAATGCCATTGATTTTTATGAAAGCACTGGCGCAAAAATTTTAGATGGTTGGCAAGTTGTGCAAATGAATCAAGAGAATTTAAAAAACTTTATAGAAAAAAATTAG
- a CDS encoding aspartate kinase, producing the protein MRIFKFGGASVKDAASVKNVANVIQQEGTKNTLVVISAMGKMTNAFEEVIEAYYHKKEVLSEKLTFIEEYHKNIMNSLFEKEDAVYQEIDILFGELGWFLARNTSQRFNYVYDQIICFGELLSTKIVSAYLSKMGLENNWLDVRNYIKTDSSYRDAKVNWELTQGIITKKVDKNKLNITQGFLAGNDTENTTTLGREGSDYTAGIFAYCLDAESVTIWKDVEGVLNADPRVFSDTTLLEQISYEEAIEMAFYGASVIHPKTIQPLQNKEIPLLVRSFEDISKAGTKVSRGVQLKPFIPCFIVKKDQVLVSISANDFSFMVENNISYIFQKLHEYQLKVNLIQNSAISFSVCVDNKFNKFDAFYNELKSQFKIDFQKGVNLYTVRHFTDETLESIHKKGTSLLTQINKETAQLVIKEK; encoded by the coding sequence ATGAGAATTTTTAAGTTTGGAGGCGCTTCTGTAAAAGATGCAGCAAGTGTAAAAAATGTAGCGAATGTAATTCAGCAAGAAGGAACAAAAAATACGTTAGTTGTTATTTCTGCCATGGGAAAAATGACGAATGCTTTTGAAGAGGTAATAGAAGCATATTATCATAAAAAAGAAGTTTTAAGTGAAAAGTTGACTTTTATAGAAGAGTATCATAAAAATATTATGAATTCACTTTTCGAAAAAGAAGATGCAGTTTATCAAGAGATTGATATTCTTTTTGGTGAATTAGGATGGTTTTTAGCAAGAAATACTTCGCAACGATTTAATTATGTGTACGATCAAATTATCTGTTTTGGTGAGTTACTTTCAACTAAAATTGTAAGTGCATATTTATCTAAAATGGGTTTAGAAAACAATTGGTTAGATGTAAGAAATTATATTAAAACCGATAGTAGTTATAGAGATGCTAAAGTTAATTGGGAACTTACTCAAGGTATTATTACTAAAAAAGTTGATAAGAATAAACTGAATATAACACAAGGTTTTTTAGCAGGTAACGATACAGAGAACACCACAACATTAGGTAGAGAAGGATCTGATTATACGGCAGGAATTTTTGCCTACTGTTTAGATGCAGAAAGTGTTACAATTTGGAAAGATGTAGAAGGAGTTTTAAATGCTGACCCAAGAGTTTTTTCTGATACAACGTTGTTAGAGCAGATTTCTTACGAAGAAGCCATTGAAATGGCTTTTTACGGAGCTTCTGTTATTCATCCGAAAACAATTCAACCACTACAAAACAAAGAAATTCCGTTATTAGTTCGTTCTTTTGAAGATATTTCTAAAGCAGGAACAAAAGTTTCTAGAGGAGTACAATTAAAGCCTTTTATACCCTGTTTTATTGTTAAAAAAGACCAAGTGTTAGTTTCAATTTCTGCCAATGATTTTTCGTTTATGGTAGAAAATAATATTAGTTATATTTTTCAGAAGTTACATGAATATCAGTTAAAAGTAAACTTAATTCAGAATTCAGCAATTAGTTTTTCTGTATGTGTGGATAATAAGTTCAATAAATTTGATGCTTTTTATAACGAGTTAAAATCACAATTTAAAATTGATTTTCAAAAAGGTGTAAACTTATATACAGTAAGACATTTTACTGATGAAACGTTAGAATCTATCCATAAAAAAGGAACTTCATTACTTACTCAAATTAATAAAGAAACTGCCCAATTAGTTATTAAAGAAAAATAG
- a CDS encoding lysophospholipid acyltransferase family protein, with amino-acid sequence MGLVTSKEIAKVIGVDKLGAVGTFIGWLLMKVTRISAVNKLYDANSHKKDVDFFNGLLNTAEIDFEIPEEDLKRIPKDGAFITISNHPLGGIDGILLLKLLVEKRADYKIIANFLLHRAVPLKPYVMPVNPFEDHKDAKSSLAGVKEALMHIRSGKPLGIFPAGEVSTYQDGKLKVDKPWEEGAVKLIKKAKVPVIPIYFHAKNSRFFYFLSRISDTFRTAKLPSELMSQKNRPIKVRIGKAISVKDQEEYKDIPSFYEFIRKKTYMLANPYQKGPAKILNTQNLKIPKKAKKIVSQKNPELFLKEIDALRKGNGRLLESKNYEVFFANAKEIPNLLHEIGRLREITFRDVGEGTNNTIDLDKYDKYYYHMFLWDSKAKCLTGAYRMGLGKEIYKKYGINGFYIQTLFRIEPELYQMMENTIEMGRAFIIKDYQQKPMPLFLLWKGIVHVTLRYPEHKYLMGGVSISNQFSEFSKSLMIEFMKSHYYDPYVAQYIYPKKEYKVKLKDGDKDFVFDASKADMQKFDKIIDEIEPGALRIPVLIKKYVKQNARLVAFNVDPKFNNAVDGLMYIKVADIPESTVKPVMEEFQAELERKAAELQNK; translated from the coding sequence ATGGGATTAGTTACTTCTAAGGAAATTGCAAAAGTTATAGGAGTCGATAAATTAGGAGCTGTTGGAACTTTTATTGGTTGGTTACTAATGAAGGTTACAAGAATATCAGCTGTTAATAAATTGTATGATGCTAATAGTCATAAAAAAGATGTAGATTTTTTTAATGGACTTTTAAATACTGCTGAAATTGATTTTGAGATTCCGGAAGAAGATTTAAAAAGGATTCCTAAAGATGGCGCGTTTATTACTATTTCTAATCATCCCTTAGGAGGTATAGATGGAATTCTATTGTTAAAACTGTTAGTTGAAAAAAGAGCAGATTATAAAATAATTGCTAATTTCTTATTACACAGAGCGGTGCCTTTAAAACCCTATGTAATGCCTGTAAATCCTTTTGAAGATCATAAGGATGCAAAATCTAGTCTTGCTGGTGTAAAAGAAGCTTTAATGCATATTAGATCTGGGAAACCATTGGGTATTTTTCCTGCAGGAGAAGTTTCTACCTATCAAGATGGAAAGTTAAAAGTTGATAAACCTTGGGAAGAAGGAGCTGTAAAGTTAATTAAGAAAGCAAAAGTACCGGTAATTCCAATTTACTTTCATGCTAAGAATAGTCGTTTTTTTTACTTCTTATCTAGAATTAGTGATACGTTTAGAACTGCAAAATTGCCTTCTGAATTGATGTCGCAAAAAAATAGACCTATTAAAGTTAGAATAGGGAAAGCTATTTCTGTTAAAGATCAAGAGGAGTATAAAGACATTCCATCATTCTATGAATTTATAAGAAAGAAAACATATATGTTGGCGAATCCTTACCAAAAAGGACCAGCAAAAATTTTAAATACTCAGAATTTAAAAATACCCAAAAAGGCAAAAAAAATAGTTTCTCAAAAAAATCCAGAATTATTTTTAAAAGAGATTGATGCCTTAAGAAAAGGTAATGGTAGATTGTTAGAGAGTAAAAATTATGAAGTGTTTTTTGCCAATGCAAAGGAGATTCCGAATTTATTACATGAAATAGGTAGACTAAGAGAAATTACTTTTAGAGATGTAGGTGAAGGAACTAATAATACGATTGATTTAGATAAATATGATAAATATTATTATCATATGTTTTTATGGGATAGCAAAGCAAAATGCTTAACAGGTGCCTATAGAATGGGTCTTGGAAAAGAGATATATAAAAAGTATGGTATCAATGGATTTTATATTCAGACGTTGTTTAGAATTGAGCCAGAGTTGTATCAAATGATGGAAAACACCATTGAAATGGGACGTGCTTTTATCATTAAAGATTATCAGCAAAAACCAATGCCTTTGTTTTTATTGTGGAAAGGGATTGTACATGTTACTTTGCGTTATCCAGAACATAAATATTTAATGGGTGGAGTAAGTATTAGTAATCAATTTTCAGAATTCTCTAAATCTTTAATGATTGAGTTTATGAAGTCTCATTATTACGATCCTTATGTTGCGCAATATATTTACCCGAAGAAAGAGTATAAAGTTAAATTAAAAGACGGTGATAAAGATTTTGTTTTTGATGCTTCAAAAGCAGATATGCAAAAGTTTGATAAAATTATTGATGAGATAGAACCAGGAGCATTACGTATTCCAGTTTTGATTAAAAAATATGTGAAGCAAAACGCACGTTTAGTTGCTTTTAACGTAGATCCCAAATTTAATAATGCAGTTGATGGATTAATGTATATTAAAGTTGCTGATATTCCCGAAAGTACCGTTAAACCTGTAATGGAGGAGTTTCAAGCAGAACTAGAACGTAAAGCTGCTGAGCTTCAGAATAAATAA